The following are encoded in a window of Mycobacterium vicinigordonae genomic DNA:
- a CDS encoding amidohydrolase family protein — MNSDDMILISVDDHTVEPPNMFENHLPGKYLDDAPRLVRSPDGSDVWKFRDRVIPNAALNAVAGRPKHEYGLEPQSLDEIRPGCYQIDERVKDMNAGGVLASICFPSFPGFAGRLFATDDPEFSLALVRAYNDWHIDDWCGAYPGRFIPMALPVIWDAEACAQEVRRVSKKGVHALSFTENPSVMGYPSFHDPYWNPLWKALCDTDTVMNIHFGSSGKLVMTAPDAPIDVMMTVQPMNIVQTAADLLWSKAIKAYPDLKIALAEGGTGWIPYFLERADRTFEVHSTWTHQDFGGKLPSEVFREHFLACFISDPVGTALRRKIGIDNIAWEADYPHGDSMWPGAPEQLWEVFTAESVPEDEVDKMTHLNAMNWYSFDPFARIPREKATVGALRQAAEGHDVSIRALNQHNAGERDDANPYRVL, encoded by the coding sequence ATGAACAGCGATGACATGATTCTGATCAGTGTCGACGATCACACGGTCGAGCCGCCGAATATGTTCGAGAATCATTTGCCGGGAAAGTATTTGGACGATGCACCCCGATTGGTGCGTAGCCCGGACGGCTCGGACGTGTGGAAATTCCGTGACAGAGTGATCCCCAATGCGGCACTCAACGCTGTGGCCGGCCGCCCCAAGCACGAGTACGGCCTAGAACCGCAGAGTCTCGACGAGATCCGGCCCGGTTGCTACCAGATCGACGAACGGGTCAAAGACATGAATGCAGGTGGCGTCCTTGCCTCAATCTGCTTTCCGTCCTTTCCGGGATTTGCTGGACGGCTGTTTGCCACCGACGACCCGGAGTTCTCGCTGGCATTGGTACGGGCCTACAACGACTGGCACATCGACGATTGGTGCGGGGCATACCCGGGACGGTTCATCCCGATGGCGTTGCCGGTGATCTGGGATGCCGAGGCGTGTGCGCAGGAGGTGCGGCGGGTGTCGAAGAAGGGCGTGCACGCGTTGAGTTTCACCGAGAACCCGTCCGTGATGGGTTACCCCAGCTTTCACGATCCTTACTGGAATCCACTGTGGAAGGCGTTGTGTGACACCGACACCGTGATGAACATCCACTTCGGATCCTCCGGCAAATTGGTGATGACGGCACCCGACGCGCCGATAGACGTGATGATGACCGTGCAGCCGATGAACATCGTGCAGACGGCCGCGGATCTGTTGTGGTCCAAAGCAATTAAGGCTTACCCGGACCTAAAGATCGCGTTGGCCGAGGGCGGCACGGGGTGGATCCCGTACTTCCTGGAGCGAGCGGACCGCACGTTCGAGGTGCATTCGACGTGGACCCATCAAGACTTCGGTGGCAAGCTCCCGTCCGAGGTGTTTCGGGAGCACTTCCTTGCTTGCTTCATCAGCGATCCGGTGGGCACCGCGCTGCGTCGCAAGATCGGCATCGACAACATCGCCTGGGAGGCCGACTACCCGCACGGCGACTCGATGTGGCCGGGTGCACCAGAGCAGCTCTGGGAAGTCTTTACCGCGGAAAGCGTGCCGGAGGATGAAGTCGACAAGATGACTCACCTCAACGCGATGAACTGGTATTCGTTCGACCCGTTTGCCCGCATCCCTCGCGAGAAGGCGACGGTCGGTGCGTTGCGGCAGGCCGCCGAGGGTCATGACGTGTCCATTCGCGCGCTCAACCAGCACAACGCGGGGGAGCGAGACGATGCCAACCCTTACCGGGTGCTGTAA